The genomic region AGCTGAGGTATCAGGtagatgctatctggttagccTTCCATTGTCCCATCAGAGCACATGGTTTGGGGGCACCTGTGgggacatcatgtctagcctcatgccaaatttaaaaattaaggataatttttttttctcttttaaaaaatgaaatgcagtGCAGACTTCTGCCGGGGCAGCACTATAaagtgatgcattttggaaaaaacatgttttctcatgacagtatccctttaagtatcagaGCTATTAAGCTTAACATTTTTGTTACCATTTGCAGGTCAGTTCCTGTAACTTTATAGCCAAAGACAGTCAGATacaccttcagaaggaaaacagagaagtgttctgatggtTCTGAGCTCAGGAAAGACAGATCAGAAACTTCAGATGCCCTTTTCCATCTCCTACCTGAGCAGAGCagcatcagaacacttctctgtatTTCTGAAGGTGTATCTCTTTGACTGTgcagttacaggaactgaccagcaggtgttgttacaaaattaattataacagtagttaataaaaacagaaaagcaTCTTGAAcagggtttacttatcctataaaacaatgtaacaggagtcatTTCTCCTCTATATCTTTTAATTAGCTTCATTCCTTTACTGCTGGCTTGCAATATTGTTTCCGAAGTCACAGCAACGAGTAAAGAGAATGTTGAAGTTAATATACCTTAACTTCAAGTCTACTTAAGGGTACAACAAGCCACTTTCAAATATACTGAGccactattatttttattattatctttgtgcgttaaaaaagagaaaattaattaatacttaccgagattttcttttcctggccataccccctggcagcataacaatttggGTTTTATCCCTGTACTGGTCGGACACAGAAGGGTTAACAAGCAACCTTACAAATACCCACCCCCTTCCCGCCCTCACCAGTCTTTACCTGATGTACTGGACGGACAATGAAAAGGGTGGGCATGCTGCCAGGGggtatggccaggaaaagaaaatctcggtaagtattaattaattttctcttttcctggccatcccctggcagcataacaatttggGTTAGTACCCTAGCAATTAAATGGGAGGGCAACTGAATGATGCTTGATAACAGAATTTAATTAGGTTACAGCTGCGGCCTGCAGTACTGAACGTCCAAACTGCGCCAAAGACGCAGATCTAATATCtaatttgtaatgtttaataaatgtgtttggaGTAGCCCATGTTGCAGCCCTGCAAATTGACTCAGGTTGTGCTCCTGCTTCTGCTGCCCATGACGATGCAACGGCCCTTGTGGAATGTGCTTTGATCCCCTCAGGCACCGGCTTACCCTGTTCTTTATAGGATTTCTGTATTGCCGTCACTATCCATCTCCTCAATGTTGCAGTTTTGGCTGCCTCTCCCTTCCTAGCCCCTGCTGGGACTATAAACAGCCTATCAGTCTTCCTGATGCCCTCAGTCCTTTGGAGGTACATCCGTAGACAGGCATGCACATCTAGAGATCTCCATCTCGATTCCTCTTGTGTCCCAACCTCCGGAATGAAGGCTGGTAAAACAATCGGCTCATTCATGTGCAGAGAAGAGACTACCTTAGGCAGGAATTGTAATATCGGTCTAAGGACCACTGAATCCGCTTTGAAGATAGTATAAGGAGGCTTAGATGATAAAGCTTGTAGCTCACATGCTCTCCTGGCTGATGTCAGAGCTACTAATAGGACAGTTTTTAGGGTGGCATTCCATAGTGTGGCCTGTTCAAGAGGTTCAAAAGGGCTATCCACAAGAGCATTCAGGACTAAAGGCAAGTCCCAAACCGGAGTGAGTGGCTTAAGTGGTGGAACAATCCTGATTGCTGCTTGAAAGAATCTGGAAACCAAGGGTTCCACTATCCATCTTCTTCCCAGAATCGCGGATAATGCTGACAATTGTACTCTGAGTGTACTCAGGCTCAGACCCTTCTCTAGGCCTGACTGTAGGAACTCAAGAATGTTTGGCACTGATGGGTTCCACAAATCCACAAAATTCTCACTTGCCCATGCCTGAAACACTTCCCAGATCATGTAATACCGGTGAGACGTATTTGCCTTCCTTGACCTCAACAATGTGTTAATCACAGCCTCAGAACAGCCTTGTTGTCTTAACCTTCCCCTCTCAGCTTCCAAGCCATCAGGTTCAACCTGGCGGGGTTCGGATACCACAGAGACCCCTGAGACAGAAGATCCTCCCTGTCTGGTAGGCGAAAGGGATTGTCTGCCGCCATCCTCCTCAACAATGGATACCACGGGCGACGTGGCCAGTCTGGAAGTACCACCACTGCTTCCATCCTGGTGAAAAAGATCTTCTGTAGAACTCAATATCAATGGAAAGGGGGGAAAGACATATGCACATAGACCTGTCCAATCCTGGACTAGCGCATCCACTGCTGTCGACTGGGGACAAGGGAACCTGGAGAAGAAGTTCCTCACTTTCCGGTTCAAGGCTGTAGCCATCAGGTCTACCTTCGGGCATCCCCACCTGGTTATGATCATAGTGAATACTTCTGGGTGAAGACTCCACTCTCCACCGTCGATCCGCCTCCTGCTGAGGAGATCTGCCTGTACATTCATTACTCCCGGTATATGAAGAGCAGTGATGTGTAGTAAATGATTTTGAACAAACTCCATGATCGGAAGTAATTCTGTCATCATACTGAGGCTCCCTGTGCctccctgtctctttatataTGTGACTGCTGCCACATTGTCCGAGCGGACTCTGACAGAGTGACCTTGTAGCTCTTTCCTGAAAGCCTGAAGTGCACATGCCACTGCCCTCAGCTCGAGGATATTTGATGGAAGATAGGACAGCTCCCTGGCCCAAGTCCCTTGGACTGACAGATCTGCTATGTGGGCTCCCCATCCTTGACCTGAAGCATCGGTGAACAGCTCTACATATTCCGGCTCCTGCAGAGGCATTCCTCTCCTTAGGTTGAACAGAGTTGCCCACCACTGCAGATGATGCTTCAGCTTCCAAGGCAACCATATTGTCTGATTCCAGTTCAACTCTTGATGCTTCCATTGGTCCAAGAATACACGCTGGATTGGGCGCATTTGCCATCTTGCCCATTTGACCAGTCCTATTGTTGATGTCAGGGAGCTCAAATATTTCATTAATTGTCTGGCAGATAGATAGTCTAGTTCCAGCATGGTCAAAGTCATCTCCCTGACCTTGGAGATTCTTGCCTGAGGAAGAGATATCATTCCTAAGACTGTGTCTATAGAAGCTCCTAAGTATGTTAATCTTTGGACTGGACTCAACTGACTTTTGGTCTCGTTGAGAATCCATCCGAACTCTTGGAGAGTTGCTTTGACCTTGTCTCTGTGCTGTATTAAGATGTCTTTTTGTCTTGCCACTAATAAGAGGTCGTCTAGATAGTGATATAATTCTAGACCCTCTTCTCGAAGCTTTGCAATAACCAGCACCAGCACCTTGGTAAATGTTCTGGGAGATGTGGCCAGCCCGAAGGGCAGGCAAGTGAACTGTAGATGATGACAACCTATTGCAAAACGAAGAAACCTTTGATGTTCTAAGGCCACCGGCACATGCAAATAGGCGTCCTTCAAATCGATTGTACAAAGCCAGTCTCCcctgtgtatggctgcctttataGTCTGAATCGTCTCCATTTTGAAGCTTTGGATCTTTAGTCCCTTGTTCAGCTTCCTTAAATCCAAAATGGGCCTCATCTCGCCTGAAGCCTTCTCTACCAGAAACAGAGGGGAATAAAATCCTCTTCCCCTCTCTTCTAATGGAACCTCTACTGCTGCCCCCTTGAGAAGTAAGTCGGAAATGTATTGCTTCATAATTTCCCTGCTTGCCACAGATCGTGGCCAAggggcaacaaaaaaattgtgagggATTGGCTTCTGTATGAATTCCAGCCGGTAACCCCTTCTCACAATGGACAGAACCCAGGAGTCCTGAAAATGTCTCGCCCAGACTTCCTGAAATTGAAGAAGCCTTGCTCCTactcagggccggactgggagaaaaaagcagccctggcaaaaaaaatcaaagcagcccacttcaggtatgggattgtttatctggaaacccattgtccagaaagctccaaattacggaaaggcaatctcccatagactccattataatcaaataatccaaatgttaatttatttcctttttctctgtattaataaaacaatagcttgtacttgaaccaaactaagatattatttgtatttattggggaaaaatccgattattgggtttatttaatgtttatatgattttctagtagacttatggtatgaagatcacCCCAGTGCAGGCATATGAGTTATTGAATTAGGGCcaactgctgtgttttctgtAGCAAACAAACTGACGATCAGTTGAAAATGTGGAGTCTGTATGGACTGGTGATTGGCCATAATCCTAAAGTGGAAGAGGGGCAACCAGAGCCTGCAGATGAGTTATGTGCACTGGAATGACCTAGGCCCCTTCTGATGAGGCTTCAGGAACCCCTATAAATGCCAGAGAGGGCCAAAATCCTAGCCTGTTTATAGTAGAGGGGTCTGTGCAGTGAGACACGGTATATGCCTTGTAGGGGCCACACAAATTAAACTCATATCGGCTCTACTGGGGTTCTGGCTGTAATGTCCATTTGCATAGCTGAGGTCTGTGAGACCCTATGGATAGGAGATCTGTATAGGAGATTGGTGGGATCCCCTCAGGGAAAACTGTTGGTCTGTTTGGCCAAAGACAAACGGCCTCCCCTGGCAGAGTTGGCCGGCGGCGGCAGGCCCATCACTTTCTCCAGGAGGGGCGGCGGTGGAAACAGCAGCTGATAGCAATGACAATCCCTGCCATTTGCAGGTCGTAGGGGGGTGCCACGATGTCCAGGAAGGCAGCGGGCCCATCCAAAGGGCTGATCTGATTCAGGTTCTCCCTGTGCGGAGCCAGCAGGCAGCGCGGTCTGTTATCCCCAAACTCTCCCACGGAGCGCATCGCTGCCCGCCGCACAGAGCCGCACTGGTAGGAGAGCAGCGGAGGGATGAAAGTGAGAGGTTTGAGGGGCTCCTTGCCTGCTGCCCCTGCCGCTTGCAGGCGATCAAAGCCGCTAATGCGGAACTTGACTTGCTCCCAGACCCACATCTTCTGCCCGCACCCGGCTCATTTTCCGCAGCTGTCCCAAGCTCTCCGCCAACGGGCTCAGGCCGACCCCTCCGCTGCTGTGAAAAGTCTGCCAGGCCACCTTCTATATCGGAGAGCTAATCTCGTCCCAAGTCATCTCCCTCTGGCTCCTGTCAGCGCTTCGGCGAGGAGCTCATCCATGCTGTATGCCTTCAGCGCTCCCGCTTGCTCCTTCTCAGCCGGGAAACAATATTGTGACAGAGAGGCCCATGCGGGCCATTTACATATCAAAGAcagcggcccaacgggcatttgcccgaattcacaaatggccagtccgggcctgctcctaCTCTTGGAAGCTGGACAGGCCTCCCGTCATTGTGACTTCTGCTGGGACTTGGGAGATCTTGGGGCCTTGGCCTTTCCACCTCGAAAAAAACCAGACTGCCCTGTCTTCCAAGATGATGACCTAAAAGTCTCCCTACCAGGCCTATAAGCTTTAAAGTCgtcctttttctttgaaaaataccTGTCTGATTGACGTTTTGGGGGATCTTTAAATCTCCTTGGAGCCTGTGGAAGGAATGTGCTCTTTCCTCCAGATGATTTGGATATTATATCCTCCAAAGCTTTGCCAAATAACATCTTGCCCTCAAATGGTAGCCTGCATAATGCATTCTTTGAGGCAGTGTCTGCAAACCAGTACTTAAGCCAAAGGGCTCTACGAGCCACTACTGATGAGGCCATAGATCTCGCAGACAATCTTGTTAAATCGCCAGCGGCCCCCAGGCAAAAAGATGTCGCCAGTCTCAGATCCTCCAGAGCTGCCAAAATCTTCTCACGAGGCTCCCCTTCTCTGGTCCTCTGCACTAAATCCTCTATCCACATTGACAGGGCCTTGATCACTGAAACTAATGATACTGCCGGTCTCAACATGGCTCCAGTCATCATGTATAACTTTTTTAATTCTGTTTCCATCCTTCTCTCCATTGGCTGTTTCAGGGCGGAAACATCGTCTATTGGTAGTGCAGTCTTTCTGGACAATCTAGCTACTGGAGCATCAACTGTTGGAGGATTGCTCCAAATTTCCTGGGATTCTGGAGGAAAGGGATATAGCTTCTCCATCTTTGCCTCTACCGGAACTTTCCTAGACATCCTTTGCCATTCTGCAGAAATGACATCTTGCACCTCCTTATGCACTGGGAAGACATGTTTTTTCTTCCTGGCAAAAAACACACCTGTGTCTGTTTGGTCCTGCTCCTCAAGGACTAATGTGTGTCTCACTGCCTTAATAAGGTCTGGAACAAATTTCATATCAAAAAATGAATTCTCTTCCTCCTCATCTGAAGAAGAAGAGTCTGAGTTAATCACCTCAATCTGATTAGAATGCGGGTCAGCAGGCATCTGATTTTCAGAACCCTTTGCCTCTTGAATTCCTAAGGCTACTGCCTGTTTAATCCAGGCTAATAAGTCTGACTGAGAAGCATCCTTAGACGTTGAAGGAATGTCTTGAGCAGGTATACGCTTCTGAGCAGGTGGAATATCAGCGTCACCTTCCAAAATCTCTGCAATACAGTCACCACATAATCTCTTGCCCGGTAATGTAGGCTTTTTGCAGGCTTTACAGGCTCTAATGTCCTTATCCTGAGATCTTTGCCTTTTCCTGGCAGTATCTTCAACAGGTGAAGTAAGCCTAGAGTGACAAACACCCAATTAGTAATGCACTTTTTTAGACGCAAAAACACTCAGTAGTTCTAAACCCACCGTGAAGCCTTCGAGGTAGCAGCTTTCTCGGCAGCCGGATCCATCACAGATGCGTCAATGCGGGTGCAAAGGCAAAACTGCACCCGTTCGGAGGCAAAATAAGGCGCCCTTTGATGACGTATATGCTTTCTTGCGCCACTACAGACGCAACCTCCCCCCGGCTGTACAGGGACCCACTCCTGAGAAGGCGCTATGGCGATCACAACGGAGGGGCTTCAGGCAGAGAAAGTGCATGAAAAACTGTGCCTGGAATCTGGTCCCGAAGAACCAAGTGGGTAGAGCATACAAATCCCCGGTCCGGCCAGGACAGAAGGAAAAAAGACTGGTGAGGGCGGGAAGGGGGTGGGTATTTGTAAGGTTGCTTGTTAACCCTTCTGTGTCCGACCAGTACAGGGATAAAACccaaattgttatgctgccaggggatggccaggaaagagCTCTAATCCTCTTGCTAGAAGGCCAGTGGAACTTCTGTCTATGGAGCAGAGTTGCAGCCAGTGGTAAATgaataaatgtacaatatatttccCTGCAGATCCAATATGAAATAGAACTGAGcgatatacaaatatattgcaaagtGGCACATTGTACTGTGTATTGCTCATTGACTAGAGATTCCCTTTAATTTACCATTATATTCTGTGATTCCTTACAGCATTGTGCTTTGTTgttgcttattattttaaatcaAGTTTTAAATGGGTTCACGATCTTCTCTAATGGAACAGTGGTGCTATACTGTGATTTAATGCAAATTGTCCAAATAGTGGTAACAAATGTTAAGCCTGAAGAGTAGACGTTAATATCtagcatatttgcatttttaaatttaaatccacttaaaaataaaaagtaaagtttCTTTTGATTTAACATATTTAGGAACACTGAATTCTGGGTAAAGCACAGGATCCCAAACTGTAGGGCTGGCCCAGATCAAAGAGGGTAGGTTGGCTGAAGGCCAGTTACGGTAGGATTCAGAGTTTACTCTTAGGGAGGGGATTTACCTAAACTccaatttttctcatttttacttttaagAAACCGCAAATAAattcatctgccattgacttctacatgattttgaaaggttttatctggaattttttctgatttggaaTTGTTGCTATTTTGTCTAATTTTTCCCCTgtaactttttttgttgtttggtgATAAAAAGCCCAACCCGAAATAGTTGCGGTTTAGTAAATGCCCCCCTTATAGTCCTAATTGTCattggagcatagaacatacatataaataacatTGTAAGGTAAGATTTGCTGACAATATTTTGAGTTATCAGTACCAAAACCCTTAATTTGGACATCGTCACAAACAAGTATGTGGACCCACAAACATACCATATTCTGGGGTATCATTCAGTATCTCCACATTTTCAAAGTATGCATAAGAGCAAGTCAATATTTTACATGCACATAAAAGCATAAGGTAAAAATAAGGAATGTACATTTACCTAATAATAAAGAGagcaaaaggcatatttatttaagGCAGATTCGAATTTGCTCCAcatacatcagtgatccccaaccagtagctcgcgagcaacatgttgctctccaaccccttggcaaccagtagctcgcgagcaacatgttgctctccaaccccttggatgttgctctctgtgtcctcaaagcagaagcttatttttgaattccaggcttggaagtaagttttaattgcataaaaactaagtatagtaccaagtagagcctcttgtatgctgccagtccacataggggcaaccaaagagccaatcacagcccttatttggcacccaagggactattttatgcttgtgttgctctccaactctttttacatttgaatgtggctcacgggtaaaaaaaggttggggacccctgacataCATCTTTAAAAACATCTAATGAGTGGCCAGCATGACTCAGATACAAAATAGGTCTTGGCATTTTAAGTACCCAGAGGCCCAATTTATAGTCATTGTCTATGGGAACGTACAGTAGCCCCTATGCTCATACATGTTCCTTTGTGATTGGACTCTCTATCTGAAACAGGTGCATATCTTGTATCCTTCTACTGCATATTtatatgaaattttatttttaaaactttaattccTCGGGTCTGGAGTTTGCAGTCCCTAGGCTAATAGGAATATGGGAAATGCACGTCATCCAATTAAATCCCAGTCTTTTAATTTCTGATAGGGGGCTTGGATTACTTGGTTCTGAATCATATTGGAGGATCTGCATCATTTGGATTTTTCAAAGGTGAAATGGACCCAGTTGTGGGATCTATCTATATCAACTTCCTTAGCTATGTCCAGCTTACTTCTGCTGCACTCAAGGCCCTACAGGAATCACAAGGGAGCATTGTTGTCATGTCCTCAATGAGTGGTAATGTTTTACTGACAAGTAGACATTTTATTTACCATTACATGTATGTATCTGTATACTCGTATCTGTACATGATGGGAAATGGGTTTTTTAGCACAATACTTTTGGTTTCCATAATTTCATGTGTAGGTAGTCATATCACAGTTTAATAAATCATAgacacattcaaaattttgtcccagtgaatggcattatgagcagcaatcagcatggctttatgaaggattggtcatgtcagaaaaatttgcgttttatgataaggtaagtaagatgctcgACAGTGATGGGGCTGTAGAtgggattttgccaaagcgtttgataccgtaccccacaaacgactgctttccaAACTAAGGTCTGCTGGGCTTAATTAAGTTGTtttcacatggataggaaactggctacaggatcgggtacagagggtggttgttaatggtacattctctacttggagtaaggttcttagtggggtccctcagggctcggtattgggtacaattttatttaaattgttcattgatgacttaggggagggtgctgtaagtaatgtatcagtgtttgcagatgacacaaaactatccagcccaattaattccatccaggatgtggcatccttgcaacaggatcttgacaaactggcaatctgggcagctaagtggcaaatgagattcaatgttaataaatgtaaagtcatgcacctgggatgtaaaaatattcaagccacttatacccttaatgggactgcactaggcaaatccattatggaaaaggaccttggagtccttgtagatgataaacttggctgtagcaagcaatgccagtcggcagcatcaagggcaaataaggtcttgagctgtattagaCGGGGAATAGATttgcgggaggagggggtcaatcttccactgtatagagcactgataaggtcccatctagaatatgccgtacagttttggtctccatcactcaaacaggacattattgtattagagagggtccagagaagggcaactaagctggtaaaaggtatggaaaatcttagcttagAAATTATGGCCAAGTTGGtgttgtttatgctggagaagaggtgcttaaggggtgatatgataactatgtataaatatataaggggatcatacaataatctctctaatgctttatttaccagtagatctttccagctgactcaaggtcacccattctgattagaaaggAGAatccggctaaatattcggaacggaaggggtttttttacagtgagagctgtgaagatgtggaattctctccctgaatcagttgtacaggctgatacattagatagctttataaagggttggatggcttgttAGCAAGtgaagggaatacagggttgtggCAGATAGCTCagagtacaagttgatccatggactggtccgattgctatcttggagtcaggaaagaatttttcccccccctctgaggcaatttggagaggcttcgtacagtttttttttgccttcctctggattaactagcagttagacaggttatatacagtGCACTTGATGGACGTTTAATTTTTctacctaacttattatgttactttgttacttaCTTTAGGGTTTAGGAAGTCAGGACATAGGGGTACAATGCATGCTGTGTTCTTCTGCATATGACCAAGCAATGCCATTGGTGCTATGTTGGCAGTTTATTTATAATACAGCCACATAATGTGCATCTGCTTACACACATTAAAAAAGCTTGAGGAGCCGCAGTCTAATAGTTTGTTTTAGCACTTTGTATTTAATATGCTACACTTCAAATATCCtaaattggtttttgttttttttttaaattaggtcGCATTGGTGCTCCCTTCACTACCAGCTACTGTGCATCCAAATTTGCTTTGGAAGGGTTTTACAGCTCTCTCCGTAGAGAATTTGCTCTTCAGAATAGCAATATGTCTGTGACCGTGGCCGTTCTTGGATACATTGATACAGGTATTCTTCATTCCCAGAGTGGAATTGTAGACACTCCATGGCAAGAACTTTGTGTTCTTcaggttacattaaaaaaaactgcttttatgAAAGAAGTCTTGAACAAATTATATTATATGAGCATGTTGACCAGCTACAGTTGCATCAATGGACATGCTACTATTGCTATCATTTAATTCTCTCTATAAAGCAATAGCCTTCACTGGTTCTTTGATTACCTGTTTCCATTTTATGGTGGAGATTGTTTGGCTATGACTTCTAGTCACAAAAGATTCACAATATATGAAATGAAGAATAGGGACTAGGTTACATTAAGGCATGTTAAGGATGTTATGACTAAAAATCcaaaatcctgttgaaaaaaaaCTCcccttagggtaagtccacacagggcgttttggggacgTTTGCCTCGAAACTTTGggaacgaaccgccgcgtgtgattagcgccggtgttttttcattttagccagcgcagattcagggaaggcgtttggggagattagtcgctgcaaaaacgaggcgattagtcgccagacgaccaaatctccccaaaaacgccctgtgtggcctgacccttaagctaCTAGGGGCGACTTCCCCCCCTTACAACAGGACTGTAAATATAACAGGGATGCCCCACCTGCACCTTCAGATTGTATTTCAACAGCTGGACAGCTGAATgcagctcatgggtaaaaaaaagttatggaCCCCCATCCTAAATGTTTAAACTTGTTTTAGAGATAGAGTAgaactttaaaaagaaatataaagctACATGTATTGATTTTCTTAGAAAATGCAGTAAAGAAGGTTGGAAATAAAGTGTCCATGTCAGCTTCATCAAAAGAAGACTGCGCACGGGAAGTGGTCAAAGCAGCCGTCCTGAAACAACCAGAACTTTTTTATCCTTACTGGGGAATTAAGCCTTTTGTTTTACTGAGAGACTGGTTTCCGGGCTTGGTGGCAAAAATACTTGATAATTTCTACATTCTTGAAAACATCCAGTGAAGAGTCACGAACCAGGCAATAAATTGTTCCTGTCCTTGAAAGCAGAATTGTTCTATTTGTTTGTAGAATGctctttttttttagcattttctgTTTGCACACTGTAAATTCTAAAGAGCATATGTAGATTTTAGCCTTGGTCTCCCCATCAAGGAGTTATAGGAATGGCATTAGAATTACTGGCACACTAGGTTGGCAGGATACAGCACAATATATACAATGG from Xenopus laevis strain J_2021 chromosome 1S, Xenopus_laevis_v10.1, whole genome shotgun sequence harbors:
- the LOC121399479 gene encoding lamina-associated polypeptide 2-like, translating into MPADPHSNQIEVINSDSSSSDEEEENSFFDMKFVPDLIKAVRHTLVLEEQDQTDTGVFFARKKKHVFPVHKEVQDVISAEWQRMSRKVPVEAKMEKLYPFPPESQEIWSNPPTVDAPVARLSRKTALPIDDVSALKQPMERRMETELKKLYMMTGAMLRPAVSLVSVIKALSMWIEDLVQRTREGEPREKILAALEDLRLATSFCLGAAGDLTRLSARSMASSVVARRALWLKYWFADTASKNALCRLPFEGKMLFGKALEDIISKSSGGKSTFLPQAPRRFKDPPKRQSDRYFSKKKDDFKAYRPGRETFRSSSWKTGQSGFFRGGKAKAPRSPKSQQKSQ
- the hsd11b1l.2.S gene encoding hydroxysteroid 11-beta-dehydrogenase 1-like protein A precursor (The RefSeq protein has 1 substitution compared to this genomic sequence), producing the protein MAGVKLLLLSLCVGYTAYHFYSSESMNPESVRGKRVLITGSSTGIGEQIAYEFARMGAHIMVTARRLQRLQEVANECLKLGAASAHYVASDMGNLTSAQYVAQEAVNKLGGLDYLVLNHIGGSASFGFFKGEMDPVVGSIYINFLSYVQLTSAALKALQESQGSIVVMSSMSGRIGAPFTTSYCASKFALEGFYSSLRREFALQNSNMSVTVAVLGYIDTENAVKKVGNKVSMSASSKEDCAREVVKAAVLKQPELFYPYWGIKPFVLLRDWFPGLVAKILDNFYILENIQ